The DNA window GGCGGCACATAGCGCATAAATCGCGCCTTGGTACTGACTGTGACGAAACCATGCTCAAGCAGATTGTTCAACATAACTGCTCCTTATTCTGGAAATGAACGAGTCGGAAGACTTGCTGCAAGTACTCTACTAGTGATTTACTACCCACGTCAACCATAGGTAGTATAAGCGTATAACTTGGCAATTGAAATTAGCCTGCTACACGCTCTACGGTCAGTACTCAAGAACATGTAGTGAGCGGCAAAGTGATCTTCTGTAGTATACTCGCCGCTGCAAATTACTGGTAACCTTGACTAACAGTGGCAGTGTGTGCTACGATAACTTGGTAACTTATTACGTAATAACAACTCGTTCTCGGTGAATTGGCAAGTCTTATACGAGGGATACTGCCAGCCACTGGGGATTTTAAATGGGAAAATGGGAGCAAAAGGGCTATGAAAGCACTTCTCGGTACCAAAATTGGTATGACCCAGATCATCGGCGAAGATGGTGTTACTATTCCTGTAACACTTATTCAAGCCGGCCCTTGTACTGTGACTCAGGTGAAGTCTGTCGAAACCGACGGCTACAACGCAGTGCAAGTGGCATATGGTCAGGGTAAGAACCTGAGCAAGGCCGTGGCTGGTCATGTAAAACCAGCCGGTGTAACACCCGAAGAAATTCGGGAATTTCGTGTTGACGACCTAGGTGAAATCAAGGTCGGAGACGCATGGGATATTAGCGAGTTCGCACTCGGCGATAGCGTCGATGCAACCGGTATCAGCAAAGGTAAAGGCTGGGCCGGCAC is part of the Candidatus Saccharibacteria bacterium genome and encodes:
- the rplC gene encoding 50S ribosomal protein L3 is translated as MKALLGTKIGMTQIIGEDGVTIPVTLIQAGPCTVTQVKSVETDGYNAVQVAYGQGKNLSKAVAGHVKPAGVTPEEIREFRVDDLGEIKVGDAWDISEFALGDSVDATGISKGKGWAGTIKRHNFKRHRKTHGGKGNTRKVGSIGSMYPQKIFKAKRMAGQMGGDQVTVKNLQVAYISVADNLVGVKGAVPGPKKGLIVLNGGTK